The window TCTGCGTCGGCTTCGCCGCCGAAAGCCAGAATCTGCTGGCCAACGCCCAGGCCAAACGCGCGCGCAAGGACGTGCCGCTGCTGGTGGGCAACATCGGCCCGGCCACTTTCGGGCAGGACGACAATGCCTTGCTGCTGGTCGATGCCCAGGGCGCGCAGGAATTGCCGCGCGCGAGCAAACGCAGCCTGGCGCAGGCGCTGGTGGCACAAATCGCCGCGCGCCTGCACGTCGAGCCGCCCCGGTCGCGGGCCTCGAACGCGGAGCGCGCCGCATGAAGCTCTCCGCCGAAACACCGCCCGATGGCGACTTCGTGCGTTACCTCGAAGCGCTGGAGCGGAGTTCGCCGGCCTACCAGGCCCTGCGCCCGACAGTCGCCGAAGCCAACCCTGACGCCGTGCCGCGGGGCCGGCCGCGCGCCGTTGCCGCCGAGCCGCTGGCCAACCTGAAAACCGCGGCCCTGCGACAGTCGCCGGCCGTGCGCAACCTGGCCCTGCCTTTGCTGCAGCGGCTGGAGCAGGCGCTCGCGGCCGCGGCCAAGAAGCAGCAACACCGCTGACACCCAACCGATCGCCTGCGGGCGATGACTGAAAATCCGAAGCATGAAAATCGACGTGAAGATCCTGGACGCCCGCATGGCGGACCAACTACCCGCCTATGCCACACCCGGCAGCGCCGGCCTCGACCTGCGCGCCTGCCTGGACGCGCCGCTCACGCTGGCGCCCAACGCCTGGCAGCTCGTGCCCACCGGCATCGCCATCTACCTCAAGGATCCAGGTTATGCCGCGCTGATCCTGCCGCGCTCCGGCCTGGGCCATAAGCACGGCATCGTGCTGGGCAACCTGGTCGGGCTGATCGACAGCGACTACCAGGGCCAGTTGATGGTAAGCGCCTGGAACCGCAGCCCCACGGCCTTCACCATCGAACCGATGGAAAGGCTGGCGCAACTGGTGATCGTGCCGGTGGTGCAGGCTGAGTTCAACGTGGTCAACGAATTCGCCGCCTCGCAGCGCGGCGAGGGCGGCTACGGTTCCACGGGCAAGGCCTGAATCAGACCGCGCCCTTGGGCAGCTTGAACATGCCGGTTTCCAGGCTGGCGATGTGTGCGAGCA of the Rhodoferax koreense genome contains:
- the dut gene encoding dUTP diphosphatase, with product MKIDVKILDARMADQLPAYATPGSAGLDLRACLDAPLTLAPNAWQLVPTGIAIYLKDPGYAALILPRSGLGHKHGIVLGNLVGLIDSDYQGQLMVSAWNRSPTAFTIEPMERLAQLVIVPVVQAEFNVVNEFAASQRGEGGYGSTGKA